Proteins from a genomic interval of Zingiber officinale cultivar Zhangliang chromosome 1B, Zo_v1.1, whole genome shotgun sequence:
- the LOC122035127 gene encoding peptidyl-prolyl cis-trans isomerase CYP38, chloroplastic-like, protein MAERNVRQASRALEQGKALILKGVSETKKEHGKELLEKLAVGMQELEGIIQQRDREAVAPKQKELLQYVGGIEEDMVDGFPSEIPEEYSNLPLLKGKATVDIKVKVKDNPNV, encoded by the exons ATGGCTGAGCGA AATGTGAGACAAGCTTCTCGTGCTCTAGAACAAGGGAAGGCTTTGATTCTAAAAGGTGTATCTGAAACAAAGAAAGAGCATGGGAAGGAATTGCTTGAAAAGTTGGCTGTTGGGATGCAAGAGCTTGAAGGCATTATCCAGCAAAGAGATAGGGAGGCAGTGGCCCCAAAGCAGAAGGAACTCTTACAATATGTTGGAGG TATTGAAGAGGATATGGTGGATGGTTTCCCCTCCGAGATTCCAGAGGAGTACAGTAATTTGCCTCTTTTAAAAGGAAAAGCAACTGTGGATATTAAGGTTAAAGTTAAGGACAATCCCAATGTCTAG